Proteins from a single region of Chryseobacterium sp. T16E-39:
- a CDS encoding aldo/keto reductase: protein MKYKIFGSKTGLRVSELALGTGTFGTRRGYGSQPDEAKRVFERYIEAGGNFVDTADGYQLGESEEILGNMMGDHRQNLVLSTKYSMGGRELLTSGNSRKNLIHSVEASLKRLKTDYIDLYWAHLSDGQTPIEEIVRGFDDLVRDGKILYAGFSNFPAWRIASASLLADLRGWSPIAGIQIEYNLIERTPDRDLLPMAEALGLGVAFWSPLAGGLLTGKYRNPESIENSRKKEWNGYLLKDESGPRETAIIDALEKIAKEKGVQVGQVALAWLRQKHQYSSLSTITILGAKNVSQLNDNLESLSTVLTDEELEILNEISAVSLGSPHEVITNIQPVLFGTSSNQVIQNGPVA from the coding sequence ATGAAATATAAAATTTTCGGAAGCAAAACAGGCCTTAGAGTTTCAGAACTGGCTTTAGGAACCGGAACTTTTGGTACACGCAGAGGATATGGCTCACAGCCAGATGAAGCTAAAAGAGTTTTTGAACGATATATTGAAGCAGGGGGAAATTTTGTAGATACAGCAGATGGTTATCAGTTGGGTGAATCTGAAGAAATACTCGGTAATATGATGGGTGACCACCGTCAAAATCTGGTTTTATCAACAAAATATTCAATGGGTGGCCGTGAGCTGCTAACTTCCGGAAACAGCCGCAAAAATCTCATCCATTCTGTAGAAGCAAGTCTGAAAAGACTTAAGACAGATTATATCGACCTTTATTGGGCACATCTTTCAGATGGACAGACTCCTATCGAAGAAATAGTTCGCGGTTTTGACGATCTGGTCAGAGATGGAAAAATTCTATATGCTGGTTTTTCTAATTTTCCAGCATGGCGAATTGCAAGTGCCTCTCTGCTGGCTGATTTACGTGGGTGGTCTCCAATTGCAGGTATTCAGATTGAATATAATTTAATTGAACGCACTCCCGATCGTGATCTATTACCAATGGCCGAAGCACTTGGTCTAGGAGTGGCATTCTGGTCTCCACTTGCGGGCGGTCTGCTGACAGGAAAATACAGAAATCCTGAATCTATTGAAAATTCCCGCAAAAAAGAATGGAATGGATATTTACTTAAGGATGAATCAGGGCCACGTGAAACAGCTATTATTGATGCTCTTGAAAAAATTGCCAAGGAGAAAGGGGTACAGGTTGGTCAGGTTGCCCTTGCATGGCTTCGTCAAAAGCATCAATACAGCTCGTTGTCAACCATTACTATTCTGGGAGCTAAAAACGTAAGTCAATTAAATGATAACTTAGAATCACTATCAACTGTACTCACTGATGAAGAGCTTGAAATATTAAATGAAATAAGTGCAGTTTCTTTAGGTTCGCCTCACGAAGTCATTACCAATATTCAACCTGTTTTATTTGGAACAAGTTCCAATCAAGTGATACAAAATGGTCCGGTAGCCTAA
- a CDS encoding SDR family oxidoreductase has protein sequence MNITNNTILITGGGSGIGLEIAKLLNPSNKVIIVGRNKEKLDNAAKGLENVFTIQADITSESDINRLVEEIKTSFGELNILINNAGNAYAYTLSDSSDTYTKAVAEFTTNYFAPIRLTEKLLPLLKQQNDAAIVNVSSIVAFIPGSHVPTYSDSKAALHSYTRLLRYELAKDTHIKVFELMPPLVDTDFSVEIGGRENGIPASVVAEDLVKGLQEDTYEVRVGDTEVVYSNFFAHSEGAFGVLNK, from the coding sequence ATGAACATTACAAACAACACTATCCTTATTACAGGAGGAGGATCAGGAATCGGATTAGAAATCGCAAAATTATTGAACCCATCAAATAAAGTTATTATTGTGGGCAGAAATAAAGAAAAACTAGATAACGCAGCAAAAGGTCTAGAGAATGTTTTCACTATTCAGGCGGACATAACCAGCGAAAGTGACATTAACCGTTTGGTAGAAGAAATCAAAACCAGTTTTGGGGAATTAAACATCCTGATCAACAATGCAGGAAATGCATATGCATACACTCTATCAGATTCTTCCGATACCTATACTAAAGCGGTAGCAGAATTTACGACCAACTACTTCGCCCCTATCCGTCTCACCGAAAAACTCCTTCCTTTACTGAAGCAACAAAATGATGCAGCCATCGTGAATGTTTCTTCTATCGTGGCTTTTATACCGGGTTCTCATGTACCTACATATTCGGATTCCAAAGCTGCTTTGCATTCGTATACAAGGCTATTAAGATATGAGTTAGCAAAAGATACCCATATTAAAGTCTTTGAATTGATGCCTCCATTGGTAGATACAGATTTCTCCGTGGAAATTGGTGGCCGGGAAAATGGTATTCCTGCTTCTGTAGTCGCTGAAGATTTGGTAAAAGGACTTCAGGAAGATACTTATGAAGTACGTGTTGGCGACACTGAAGTCGTTTACAGCAACTTTTTTGCCCATTCAGAAGGAGCCTTTGGTGTACTGAATAAATAA
- a CDS encoding DUF2268 domain-containing putative Zn-dependent protease (predicted Zn-dependent protease with a strongly conserved HExxH motif), translating into MKRTTLLIFSVITVYFCSTNQKLNPENSFEKDVEKVADSIKVNDIVIKNLFKYQILAHRNNSFNEKMIVEKVYQPHQKLWDSCYAMIFGEKNAALYNNPEGMVQWNKTLYPKHKIEFDNKTKKLLTLNLNRVLMTNLKRFSRLVPYQPKATISILFTPLTGIGFGGCNAQQFALELNNENTDPELTLEKGLPHELNHLVYEKFRNKDADKNSALSQTIDEGFACYFTWVFFEGKMDKHNAVENMTQENWAWYLKNEKKIFTEMKPYFSDTSGDNPLLRNDRKKLFPQAPKTLNYWLGFRIVEKYVEKHGPDSWKDVYQLTPKQVLEKSEYEKYIGSL; encoded by the coding sequence ATGAAAAGAACTACCTTATTAATATTCAGTGTTATTACTGTGTATTTTTGTTCAACCAATCAAAAATTAAACCCTGAAAATTCTTTTGAAAAAGATGTTGAAAAGGTGGCAGACAGTATTAAAGTGAATGATATTGTGATTAAAAATCTTTTCAAATATCAGATCTTGGCACATCGCAATAATTCTTTTAATGAAAAGATGATCGTTGAAAAGGTGTATCAGCCTCACCAGAAACTTTGGGATAGTTGTTATGCGATGATCTTTGGTGAAAAAAATGCTGCTTTATACAATAATCCGGAAGGTATGGTCCAGTGGAATAAAACATTGTATCCAAAACACAAGATAGAATTTGATAATAAGACCAAAAAGCTCTTAACGCTGAACCTCAATAGAGTGTTGATGACAAACCTAAAGAGATTCAGTAGATTGGTTCCATATCAACCCAAGGCAACGATCAGTATACTCTTTACTCCATTAACCGGAATTGGTTTCGGAGGTTGTAATGCTCAACAATTTGCACTTGAACTCAATAATGAGAATACTGATCCTGAACTTACGCTGGAAAAAGGATTACCTCATGAACTCAATCATTTGGTGTATGAAAAGTTTCGAAATAAGGATGCTGATAAAAATTCTGCTTTGAGTCAGACTATTGATGAGGGTTTTGCATGCTATTTTACCTGGGTATTTTTTGAGGGAAAAATGGACAAGCATAACGCTGTTGAAAATATGACACAGGAAAATTGGGCATGGTATCTTAAAAATGAAAAAAAGATCTTTACAGAGATGAAACCTTATTTCTCCGATACCTCCGGAGATAATCCGTTATTAAGGAATGACAGAAAAAAACTTTTCCCACAGGCTCCAAAGACTTTAAATTATTGGCTTGGATTTAGAATTGTCGAAAAATATGTGGAAAAACATGGCCCGGATTCATGGAAAGATGTATATCAACTTACTCCCAAGCAGGTTTTAGAAAAAAGTGAGTATGAAAAGTATATTGGTTCATTATAA
- a CDS encoding TetR/AcrR family transcriptional regulator, which yields MAGRPKIFDEHQAIEKATEVFRAKGYDASSADELLNAMGIGKGSFYHAFKGGKQELYIRSIEQFSAGFLKRFEDQLLQSDNEIELIKTFFLQLAKTPDCDKETGCYLGNALVQLSEKDIEAKHISAQLLKKLQHTFEKAVKKAQNSGQIKNTEDAEIIAWHLTNLWNGLHVTRRMENSSKILRSLIEINLKILD from the coding sequence ATGGCAGGAAGACCTAAAATATTCGACGAACATCAGGCAATTGAAAAAGCCACTGAAGTTTTCAGAGCAAAAGGATATGATGCCTCTTCTGCAGATGAGCTACTCAATGCCATGGGAATTGGAAAAGGAAGTTTTTATCATGCTTTCAAAGGAGGAAAACAGGAGCTTTATATTCGTTCTATTGAACAATTTTCCGCAGGTTTTCTTAAAAGATTTGAAGATCAGCTTCTCCAATCTGACAATGAGATTGAATTAATTAAAACATTCTTTTTACAACTTGCAAAAACACCGGACTGTGATAAGGAGACGGGATGTTATCTTGGAAATGCTTTAGTCCAGTTGTCTGAAAAGGATATTGAAGCCAAACATATATCCGCCCAGCTTCTAAAAAAACTGCAACATACTTTTGAGAAAGCAGTTAAAAAAGCCCAGAATAGCGGACAAATTAAAAATACAGAAGATGCTGAAATTATTGCATGGCACCTCACCAACCTATGGAACGGGCTTCATGTCACAAGACGAATGGAAAATTCTTCCAAAATACTTAGGTCATTAATTGAAATCAATTTAAAAATACTTGACTAA
- a CDS encoding AraC family transcriptional regulator has product MLSILMVVILQAIITLAVLLFLAQNRKSFHNMLLLYILTVVLDMGYEYFIINKFGYESILYEIPGSLRIFKGLIFLYITLHFIEFKWRDQLKYLLFPFCLIVLFHSVALSAKLFEYREADALIHFYKTYLVNYYVYYWSTSLMICIFLLYKYQNKIKNPFFKQFRLFLSFIFLGVIAFRLSPKFGIDILLFQKIYLLLFLIQFAWILYVYILTYQEQLRKDVPIPPAVEVTVKEKYRYKDLSKIDFKKIQTSIEVFYESSSIYLDENFTLDDLSHNLSVSKTDLTITFNRYLDSNFHEYTNRNRVLQFKRMQEEEPGMNVTDLAFQCGFKSKSTFYKYFKKEFNCLPKEYAL; this is encoded by the coding sequence ATGTTATCTATTTTAATGGTTGTAATCCTACAGGCAATTATAACGCTTGCAGTCCTGCTTTTTCTGGCTCAAAACAGAAAGTCTTTTCATAATATGCTATTATTGTATATATTAACTGTTGTACTGGATATGGGATACGAATATTTTATCATAAACAAATTCGGTTATGAATCTATTCTGTATGAAATACCTGGAAGTTTGAGAATTTTTAAAGGTCTCATATTCTTATATATAACGTTACATTTTATAGAATTCAAGTGGCGGGATCAGTTAAAATATCTATTATTTCCTTTCTGCCTGATCGTTTTATTTCATAGTGTGGCTCTTTCTGCCAAGTTGTTTGAGTACCGGGAAGCAGACGCTCTTATTCATTTTTATAAAACCTACCTTGTCAATTATTACGTTTATTATTGGTCTACGAGTCTTATGATCTGTATTTTCTTATTGTATAAATATCAAAATAAGATTAAAAATCCTTTTTTTAAACAATTCCGGTTGTTTCTCTCTTTTATTTTTTTAGGAGTTATTGCATTTCGGTTGAGCCCGAAATTTGGAATAGATATTCTTCTGTTTCAAAAAATATATCTTCTCCTATTCTTAATTCAGTTCGCCTGGATTTTGTACGTTTATATTTTAACGTACCAGGAACAACTTAGAAAAGATGTGCCAATCCCTCCTGCAGTGGAAGTAACTGTTAAAGAAAAATATCGGTATAAAGATCTTTCTAAAATAGATTTCAAAAAAATACAGACTTCAATTGAAGTATTCTATGAGAGCAGCAGCATTTATTTAGATGAAAACTTTACGCTCGATGATCTATCTCATAATTTATCTGTTTCTAAAACAGATCTTACCATCACTTTCAATCGATATCTGGATTCCAATTTCCATGAATACACGAATCGGAACCGGGTTTTACAATTTAAACGCATGCAGGAAGAAGAGCCTGGCATGAATGTCACAGATCTCGCTTTTCAATGTGGATTTAAATCTAAATCAACCTTCTATAAGTATTTTAAAAAAGAATTCAACTGTCTTCCCAAAGAATATGCATTGTGA
- a CDS encoding DoxX family protein, with protein sequence MKTSKILNITIVIAQILLSVSLIWASSMKLFQPADKLARMWPWTSDNRELVILTGIIDAVAAVGLILPDLMRSKTKLTVYAAYGIIVLMISASFFHIFRGEASQIGVNIVFLLIALFIIWGKHQKLKIFNSIDKID encoded by the coding sequence ATGAAAACTTCAAAAATCTTAAACATCACAATTGTGATCGCACAAATCCTTTTATCCGTTTCATTAATTTGGGCATCATCTATGAAACTCTTTCAACCTGCTGACAAATTAGCCCGGATGTGGCCATGGACTTCAGACAACAGAGAATTAGTTATCCTCACCGGAATTATTGATGCAGTAGCCGCGGTTGGGCTCATACTTCCGGACCTGATGAGATCAAAAACGAAACTTACAGTATATGCGGCTTATGGAATTATTGTACTAATGATCTCTGCAAGCTTTTTTCACATCTTCCGGGGAGAGGCCTCACAGATTGGGGTTAATATTGTATTTCTTCTTATTGCTTTATTTATCATTTGGGGCAAACACCAAAAACTGAAAATTTTCAATTCAATTGACAAAATCGATTAA
- a CDS encoding tetratricopeptide repeat protein gives MYKYFLILLLTTQYIHAQKKTFKCEKIYDAVKLVDQKKYDEGIALLKECEKIDPLDDSYPYEIALAYTYKEDYKNAIDQLEKIKNYDNLTDEYFQLLGNNYDYIGNLNKAIQTYDEGLRRFPNSGRLYLEKGVIYEFDKKYSEAIKIFEKGIEVNPEYPSNYYRVSKIYLNSSDKLSGLLYGEIFLNLERTSERSREISKLLYDEYNNSINLGTDEKKGIKFCDIIIDASKYEKNKKFPFCMIFGKSFVLSIIDQKEFNLDNLAVMRTSFINEYFKEDYKMYPNILFEYHKKMKDNNVFNAYNHYLFQMGDEQAFNNWKKNNLSEYDMFVKWYTSKENILKINQKNVFINDGMR, from the coding sequence ATGTATAAATATTTTTTAATTCTCCTGCTTACAACTCAATATATCCACGCACAAAAAAAAACATTTAAATGCGAAAAGATTTATGATGCTGTAAAGCTTGTTGATCAAAAAAAATATGATGAAGGGATTGCTCTTCTCAAGGAGTGTGAGAAAATAGATCCTTTAGATGATTCTTATCCGTACGAGATAGCATTAGCTTATACATACAAAGAAGACTACAAAAATGCCATTGATCAATTAGAAAAAATAAAAAATTATGATAATCTAACTGATGAATATTTTCAATTATTAGGCAATAACTATGATTATATTGGGAATCTCAATAAAGCTATACAAACATATGATGAAGGGTTAAGAAGATTTCCCAACTCAGGAAGGTTATATCTTGAGAAAGGAGTTATATATGAATTTGATAAAAAATATTCAGAGGCCATAAAAATTTTTGAAAAAGGAATTGAAGTTAATCCTGAGTACCCATCAAATTATTACAGAGTATCAAAAATATACCTTAACTCATCTGATAAATTATCCGGTTTATTGTATGGTGAGATATTTTTAAATCTTGAAAGAACAAGCGAACGATCAAGAGAAATCAGTAAATTACTGTATGATGAGTACAACAATTCTATCAATCTAGGTACTGATGAAAAAAAAGGAATAAAATTTTGTGACATCATAATTGATGCGTCGAAATATGAAAAAAATAAAAAGTTCCCTTTCTGTATGATTTTTGGTAAAAGCTTTGTCCTTTCAATAATTGACCAAAAGGAATTTAATTTAGATAATTTAGCTGTAATGAGAACATCCTTTATCAATGAGTATTTCAAAGAAGATTACAAAATGTATCCCAATATTTTATTTGAGTATCATAAGAAAATGAAGGATAATAATGTGTTCAATGCTTATAATCATTATCTATTTCAAATGGGAGATGAACAAGCCTTTAACAACTGGAAAAAAAATAACCTGTCTGAATATGATATGTTTGTCAAATGGTACACTTCTAAAGAAAACATTTTAAAAATTAACCAAAAGAATGTATTCATTAATGATGGAATGAGATAA
- a CDS encoding phosphatidylinositol-specific phospholipase C domain-containing protein, translating to MKKYICAAAITAAGIFHAQEKCKNIKINQLQVLGTHNSYAEPVDPKVLELAAPIIKNLMAKYDSSMSPEQKAKFQEYHPNGMDFHEALNYNHPDFKQQLNANLRGLELDVYYDPDGNRFTNPASYRVLREKGVKDLAPHNTKGLDQPGFKVLHMADIDFRSHYPTLKDALTELREWSDQHPQHTTIFIMIEAKDSGFPIFPNSSQVLPFTQKAYDELDQEIVQYLGKDKIITPKEVQGQFKTLREAVLHNNWPKAENSRGKFIFMLLPGSAGTKSTKDNPYLINGSLEKRLMFMESEPEDDFAAFILRDNSIVRQEEIKKMVQQGFMVRTRADIETYEAKVNDLTRAKSAFSSGAQVVSTDFFRSGNTYGTPYFVQPPRDKDYFLNPINGNCQ from the coding sequence ATGAAAAAGTATATATGCGCAGCAGCAATTACTGCTGCAGGAATCTTTCATGCACAGGAAAAATGCAAAAACATCAAAATTAATCAGCTACAGGTGCTAGGAACACATAATTCATATGCAGAACCTGTTGATCCTAAAGTACTGGAGCTTGCCGCACCAATCATCAAAAATCTGATGGCAAAATATGATTCCAGCATGTCTCCTGAACAAAAAGCAAAATTCCAGGAATACCATCCCAATGGAATGGACTTCCACGAAGCGCTGAATTACAATCATCCGGATTTCAAGCAACAGCTGAATGCCAATCTTCGTGGATTGGAACTGGATGTTTATTATGACCCCGATGGTAATCGTTTTACCAATCCAGCCTCTTACCGTGTATTGAGAGAAAAAGGGGTAAAGGATCTTGCACCACATAATACCAAAGGATTAGATCAACCCGGTTTTAAAGTTCTTCATATGGCTGATATCGATTTCAGATCACATTATCCAACTTTAAAAGATGCCTTAACAGAGCTTAGGGAATGGTCTGATCAGCATCCTCAACATACTACTATTTTTATCATGATAGAAGCTAAAGACTCAGGATTTCCAATTTTTCCAAACAGTAGCCAGGTTCTACCTTTTACTCAAAAGGCATATGATGAATTGGATCAGGAAATTGTTCAATATCTGGGGAAAGATAAAATCATTACCCCGAAAGAAGTTCAGGGTCAATTTAAAACACTCAGAGAAGCAGTGCTTCATAACAATTGGCCTAAAGCAGAAAACAGCAGGGGTAAATTTATATTTATGCTATTACCAGGAAGTGCAGGAACCAAATCGACTAAAGACAACCCTTATCTCATTAACGGTTCCCTGGAAAAAAGGCTGATGTTCATGGAAAGTGAACCTGAAGATGATTTTGCAGCTTTTATTTTAAGGGATAATTCTATCGTACGCCAAGAAGAGATCAAAAAAATGGTACAACAAGGATTTATGGTTAGAACAAGAGCCGATATCGAGACCTATGAAGCTAAAGTAAATGATCTGACCCGAGCCAAATCAGCTTTTAGCAGCGGGGCTCAGGTAGTGTCAACTGATTTCTTCAGGTCCGGGAACACCTATGGAACTCCTTATTTTGTGCAGCCTCCCCGGGATAAAGATTATTTTCTAAATCCCATTAACGGAAATTGTCAATAA
- a CDS encoding TonB-dependent receptor encodes MLRRRFFLTTAACFLLGGFAIAQTTVHGVVIDHQGNLPNALVYLENSNEKITSDTDGSFTLSNVPDGSYRLIVEYTGYENTYLAFRVIDKRSVDLGTVTITEKKIKENNIQEVVVASVYKASQARAITMKRNSNTITEVLSADAIGKLPDRNAADAVQRMQGVSIERDMGEGRFVAVRGTPVQWTASTLNGNRMPSASGDNANRGVQMDIFPSELIQNVRLSKALTPDLDGDAIGGNVDFMTKTSPNKETLAISTSTGYVNMSRSPTFNSSIVYGNKITDKLKFISSAVIWERSGAIDQMRNIFNYGLTDPVASYSINQLQLRDYVANRRTLGFNHAMDYEINSKNKLYFKGLYSQYKDGQSVRETYFNFDNKNVTLQARHADYLTDLYSMQFGGNHQAGQRLEIDWSLSKARSTFKFNSPKQLEEHERGYPIVNFVQPMTYGNLASDGRKYFAMDAPDGVGDPNGYTLPYTQNPISGNQLKLNQVILNQNRNSETDLRGQVDLKYKVAENFKLQFGTKFNNKEKIVDAAVLVWMPKSALGISGASISYMNQFEQTAFPFNGGFMNPIGNPYDSVIINQISNGQIDQFYSTDTQNNLGLSQVSGKNSNSNITSSYHGRENVWGTYLMGTWKLNENLQFLGGVRNEYNDISFYGKKVISDKAGSKVEDIQDGKKYNVFLPMINMKWNLTKDQIIRAAYTKSFARPDFNDLNPGTIVNDLSNTITQGNTQLNPTFSNNFDLMFENYFGKLDMITAGAFYKDITDLIYKDQSIVNVNGIPYTFTTPKNLEGAKLYGFEVGISKRFENLPGFLKYIGFEGNYTYIASEMNMPVYTNGQQTGTMKTTIPNQAKHIFNTIVFYETSKFMLRLAGNYKRDYVSEIRTAAGPDHYQHFDKNFTVDASTSYSINKNIRLFVELNNIFNEPNRYYMGTKSRVENISYSGIRGQLGVNFNF; translated from the coding sequence ATGTTACGTAGAAGATTTTTTTTAACAACTGCAGCATGTTTTCTATTGGGAGGTTTTGCCATTGCCCAAACTACAGTACATGGTGTCGTTATCGATCATCAAGGCAATCTCCCCAATGCCTTAGTGTATCTGGAAAACAGCAATGAAAAGATAACCTCTGATACAGATGGATCGTTTACTTTAAGTAATGTTCCTGACGGGAGTTATAGACTGATCGTGGAGTATACAGGCTATGAAAATACCTATTTAGCCTTTCGTGTCATAGATAAAAGATCAGTTGACCTTGGAACCGTTACAATTACGGAAAAGAAGATCAAAGAAAACAATATTCAGGAAGTAGTTGTTGCCAGTGTATACAAAGCTTCTCAGGCACGGGCTATTACCATGAAAAGAAACTCCAACACCATAACAGAGGTTTTGAGTGCGGATGCCATTGGTAAACTTCCGGACCGTAACGCGGCTGATGCTGTACAGCGTATGCAAGGAGTTTCCATTGAAAGAGATATGGGTGAAGGCCGTTTTGTGGCTGTTCGTGGAACTCCTGTGCAATGGACGGCTTCGACATTAAATGGTAACCGAATGCCCAGTGCCAGCGGTGACAATGCCAACAGAGGGGTTCAAATGGACATTTTCCCTTCGGAATTGATCCAAAATGTACGTTTATCGAAAGCCCTCACTCCTGATCTTGATGGAGACGCAATAGGCGGAAATGTAGATTTTATGACCAAAACGTCACCCAATAAAGAAACTCTGGCTATCAGCACTTCTACGGGATATGTGAATATGTCCAGGTCCCCTACCTTCAACTCTTCAATTGTGTATGGAAATAAAATTACAGATAAACTGAAATTTATTTCATCTGCTGTAATATGGGAAAGGTCAGGAGCCATAGACCAGATGCGGAATATTTTCAATTATGGACTTACAGATCCTGTGGCTTCTTATTCTATCAATCAATTGCAGTTGCGTGATTATGTGGCTAACAGAAGGACGTTAGGTTTTAATCATGCAATGGATTATGAGATCAACAGCAAAAACAAACTGTATTTCAAAGGGCTATACAGTCAGTATAAGGACGGCCAATCCGTAAGAGAGACTTATTTTAATTTCGACAATAAAAATGTTACGCTACAAGCCAGGCATGCAGATTATCTTACAGATCTGTATTCTATGCAGTTTGGAGGTAACCATCAGGCAGGCCAGCGCCTGGAAATAGATTGGTCATTATCAAAAGCCAGATCCACTTTCAAATTTAATTCTCCAAAACAACTGGAAGAACATGAGAGAGGTTATCCTATTGTCAATTTTGTACAGCCCATGACTTATGGAAACCTGGCTTCGGATGGTCGAAAATACTTTGCAATGGACGCTCCCGATGGCGTTGGTGATCCAAACGGCTACACTCTACCCTATACTCAAAATCCAATTTCAGGAAATCAATTGAAATTAAATCAGGTTATTCTTAATCAAAATAGAAATAGCGAAACTGACCTGCGCGGACAGGTTGATCTAAAATATAAGGTGGCTGAGAATTTCAAATTGCAATTCGGGACCAAATTTAATAACAAAGAAAAAATCGTTGATGCAGCTGTATTAGTTTGGATGCCAAAATCAGCATTAGGAATTTCGGGAGCTTCGATCAGTTATATGAATCAGTTTGAACAGACAGCTTTTCCATTCAATGGAGGTTTTATGAATCCGATAGGCAATCCATATGATTCTGTGATCATTAATCAAATCAGCAATGGGCAGATCGATCAGTTTTATAGTACAGATACTCAGAACAATCTTGGCCTTTCTCAGGTAAGCGGTAAAAACAGCAACTCGAATATCACCAGTTCTTACCATGGGCGGGAAAATGTATGGGGAACGTATCTGATGGGAACCTGGAAGCTTAATGAAAACCTACAATTCCTGGGGGGAGTACGAAATGAATACAACGACATTTCTTTTTATGGTAAAAAAGTAATTTCAGATAAAGCAGGATCGAAAGTGGAAGATATCCAAGACGGTAAAAAATATAATGTCTTTCTCCCTATGATCAATATGAAATGGAACCTCACAAAAGACCAGATCATAAGAGCTGCCTACACAAAATCTTTTGCAAGGCCTGACTTTAATGACCTTAATCCCGGAACTATTGTCAATGACCTTTCTAATACAATTACACAGGGAAACACCCAGCTGAATCCTACATTCTCTAATAATTTTGATCTTATGTTTGAAAATTATTTTGGAAAACTGGATATGATCACAGCGGGAGCTTTCTATAAGGACATTACTGATCTTATCTACAAAGATCAGTCTATTGTAAACGTTAACGGAATCCCCTATACATTTACAACTCCAAAGAATTTGGAAGGTGCTAAGCTGTATGGTTTTGAAGTTGGAATCTCCAAGCGTTTTGAAAATCTTCCCGGATTTCTGAAATATATTGGTTTTGAAGGAAATTACACCTACATCGCTTCTGAAATGAATATGCCTGTTTATACTAACGGACAACAAACCGGAACAATGAAAACCACGATTCCTAATCAGGCGAAACATATCTTCAATACGATTGTATTCTATGAAACCAGTAAGTTCATGCTCCGACTCGCTGGCAATTACAAGAGAGATTATGTGAGTGAGATCAGAACTGCAGCTGGACCGGATCATTATCAACATTTTGACAAAAATTTTACCGTTGATGCTTCTACCTCTTACAGCATTAATAAAAACATTAGATTATTTGTCGAGCTGAATAATATTTTCAATGAACCCAACCGATATTATATGGGAACAAAATCGAGAGTTGAAAATATCTCGTATTCAGGGATCAGAGGACAGCTCGGTGTAAACTTCAATTTTTAA